A region of Parafrankia irregularis DNA encodes the following proteins:
- a CDS encoding flavoprotein, whose amino-acid sequence MSPQARELYLVVCAAGPAGQVGRLVHLAHTAGWQVQLLATTTAREHFLDIPALETLTGRPVRSTHRPPGEPARTPRADAVIVAPATYNTINKWAAGIADTYPLSVLAELTGLGVPIAVLPFINEAFAANAVFTRSVETLRAAGITVLLGPGLFEPHPPRTGPDKITTYPWHLALSAISRR is encoded by the coding sequence GTGAGTCCCCAGGCACGGGAGCTCTACCTCGTCGTCTGCGCGGCCGGACCCGCAGGCCAGGTCGGCCGGCTGGTGCATCTGGCGCACACCGCGGGATGGCAGGTCCAGCTTCTCGCTACCACCACCGCCCGCGAACACTTCCTCGACATCCCCGCGCTGGAGACGCTGACCGGCCGGCCCGTCCGTAGCACCCACCGGCCCCCGGGCGAACCAGCCAGAACCCCCCGCGCGGATGCCGTCATCGTTGCCCCCGCCACGTACAACACCATCAACAAATGGGCCGCCGGGATCGCCGACACCTACCCCCTCAGCGTCTTAGCCGAACTCACCGGGCTGGGTGTTCCCATCGCAGTCCTGCCCTTCATCAACGAGGCCTTCGCCGCCAACGCGGTCTTCACCCGCAGCGTGGAGACCCTGCGCGCCGCCGGGATCACCGTCTTGCTCGGCCCGGGCCTCTTCGAACCCCACCCCCCACGCACCGGCCCCGACAAGATCACAACCTACCCCTGGCACCTGGCACTCAGCGCCATCAGCAGAAGGTAG